A stretch of the Streptomyces sp. NBC_00078 genome encodes the following:
- a CDS encoding SSI family serine proteinase inhibitor: MFLARFLVVAATAASSVVPAAAHADTGGLTLAPPPVQDEDRGGDRLTVTVRHTGDGTDGTYELSCHPGGGTHPDVSGACDALDHRTVWGKDTFAPVPDDSVCTMQYGGPATAHVTGTWAGRPVDASYDRSDGCEIGRWDRLVPLLPDLRPHGLA; encoded by the coding sequence ATGTTCCTCGCCCGGTTTCTGGTCGTCGCCGCCACCGCCGCCTCCTCCGTCGTGCCCGCCGCCGCCCACGCCGACACCGGCGGCCTCACCCTCGCGCCGCCGCCCGTACAGGACGAGGACCGGGGCGGCGACCGCCTCACCGTCACGGTCCGGCACACGGGCGACGGTACGGACGGGACGTATGAGCTCTCCTGCCATCCCGGAGGCGGCACCCATCCCGACGTCAGCGGTGCGTGCGACGCCCTCGATCACCGCACGGTGTGGGGCAAAGACACCTTCGCCCCCGTGCCCGACGACAGCGTCTGCACCATGCAGTACGGCGGGCCGGCCACCGCGCATGTCACCGGGACCTGGGCCGGGCGGCCCGTCGACGCGTCGTACGACCGCAGCGACGGGTGCGAGATCGGCCGTTGGGACCGGCTCGTGCCATTGCTGCCCGATCTGCGGCCGCACGGGCTGGCGTAG